A section of the Devosia rhizoryzae genome encodes:
- a CDS encoding ABC transporter ATP-binding protein produces the protein MTSVSINGVRKSYGPVDVIHGVDIDIEDGEFVVLVGPSGCGKSTLLRMIAGLEEISGGQIRIGQRVVNDVSAKDRDIAMVFQSYALYPHMTVADNMAFSLKLKGLDKTERDARIAKAAEILGLTPMLKRFPKQLSGGQRQRVAMGRAIVRNPQVFLFDEPLSNLDAKLRVEMRSEIKSLQHRLKTTMIYVTHDQIEAMTMADKIVVMRDGKVEQADTPLNLYDKPANKFVAAFIGSPSMNFIEGSVRGSAFVSNDGVTLPLPSATVVSDGQKLTYGIRPEHLALGNGDGIPAVVQLVEPTGAETMVQLRIGSSVVVGVFRDRITAKEGETIHIVPDSSRVHLFGADDLRLA, from the coding sequence ATGACCTCAGTCAGCATTAACGGCGTTCGCAAGTCCTATGGACCGGTGGACGTCATCCATGGCGTCGATATCGATATCGAGGACGGCGAGTTCGTCGTGCTGGTCGGCCCCTCGGGCTGCGGCAAGTCCACCTTGCTACGCATGATCGCGGGGCTTGAGGAAATCTCGGGCGGCCAGATCCGCATCGGCCAGCGCGTCGTCAACGATGTCAGCGCCAAGGACCGCGACATCGCCATGGTGTTCCAGAGCTACGCGCTTTATCCGCACATGACAGTAGCAGATAACATGGCCTTCTCGCTCAAGCTCAAGGGACTGGACAAGACCGAGCGCGATGCTCGTATCGCCAAAGCCGCCGAGATCCTGGGCCTCACGCCCATGCTCAAGCGCTTTCCCAAGCAACTCTCGGGCGGCCAGCGCCAGCGCGTTGCCATGGGCCGCGCTATCGTGCGCAATCCGCAGGTCTTCCTGTTCGACGAACCGCTGTCCAATCTCGATGCCAAGCTGCGCGTCGAGATGCGCTCCGAGATCAAGTCGCTGCAGCATCGTCTCAAGACAACGATGATCTATGTCACCCACGACCAGATCGAAGCCATGACCATGGCCGACAAGATCGTCGTGATGCGCGACGGCAAGGTCGAGCAGGCCGATACGCCGCTCAATCTCTACGACAAGCCGGCCAACAAGTTCGTCGCCGCCTTTATTGGTTCTCCCTCGATGAACTTCATCGAGGGCAGCGTTCGAGGCAGCGCATTCGTCAGCAATGACGGGGTCACCCTGCCGCTGCCATCAGCAACGGTTGTTAGCGACGGGCAAAAGCTCACCTACGGCATTCGGCCGGAACATCTGGCGCTGGGCAATGGCGACGGCATTCCGGCGGTCGTGCAACTGGTCGAACCAACCGGAGCCGAAACCATGGTGCAGCTGCGCATTGGCAGCAGCGTCGTGGTCGGCGTGTTCCGCGACCGCATCACTGCCAAGGAAGGCGAGACCATTCACATCGTCCCCGACTCGTCGCGCGTCCACCTGTTCGGTGCCGACGACCTTCGCCTCGCCTAG
- a CDS encoding carbohydrate ABC transporter permease, protein MSDPLAIVLLLIVAGAIGIPILVYLALGAGEGMLSLMPVRAGQRLRPWVWLLLPIALAATILIFPVIVTLGTSLMDARAASYIGFENYAWAFSGSMLGIVQNNIIWLIAFPIITVVLALAAATLFDKVKYEPLAMTIVLLPTAISFTAGSVIWTQMYSFQPAGTPQIGTFNAFLGLFGMRPVPWLIQPVVNNLSLIFIAVWLQLGIATLILSSAIKNVGTEMIEAARLDGAGEWRVFFSIVLPNILPSVLVVLTTMIIAALKVFDIVYVMTNGNFGTDVIANRLYYELFAASNLGHASAIAVILLFSALPIAFINIFQFRSEARS, encoded by the coding sequence ATGAGTGACCCGCTTGCCATCGTACTGCTTCTCATTGTCGCCGGAGCTATTGGCATACCGATCCTGGTATACCTGGCTCTCGGCGCTGGGGAAGGCATGCTCTCCCTCATGCCTGTACGTGCGGGTCAGCGACTACGCCCCTGGGTGTGGCTGCTCCTGCCCATCGCCCTTGCCGCAACGATCCTGATCTTTCCGGTGATCGTGACCCTAGGCACCTCGCTCATGGATGCCCGCGCGGCCAGCTATATCGGCTTCGAGAACTACGCCTGGGCCTTTTCCGGCTCCATGCTGGGCATCGTTCAGAACAACATCATCTGGCTGATTGCTTTCCCCATCATCACGGTCGTGCTGGCCCTGGCTGCGGCGACGCTGTTCGACAAGGTCAAGTACGAGCCGCTGGCGATGACCATCGTGCTCCTTCCGACTGCCATTTCCTTTACGGCTGGGTCGGTGATCTGGACGCAGATGTATTCCTTTCAGCCGGCCGGAACGCCGCAGATCGGCACGTTCAACGCCTTTCTAGGGCTCTTCGGCATGCGGCCCGTGCCCTGGCTGATCCAGCCTGTCGTCAATAATCTCTCGCTGATCTTCATCGCCGTTTGGCTGCAGCTGGGGATCGCAACGCTGATCCTTTCCTCGGCCATCAAGAATGTCGGCACCGAAATGATCGAGGCGGCACGGCTCGATGGCGCGGGCGAATGGCGGGTGTTCTTTTCGATCGTCCTGCCCAACATCCTGCCATCCGTGCTGGTGGTGCTGACAACCATGATCATCGCCGCGCTCAAGGTCTTTGACATCGTCTATGTCATGACCAACGGCAATTTCGGCACCGACGTGATCGCCAATCGGCTCTATTACGAGCTGTTCGCGGCCAGCAATCTTGGCCATGCCAGCGCCATTGCTGTGATCCTGCTTTTCAGCGCGCTGCCGATCGCCTTCATCAACATATTCCAGTTCCGCTCGGAGGCACGGTCATGA
- a CDS encoding carbohydrate ABC transporter permease: MTDATVQTPATLATTGAGSSQGKWLKWLVHLVVVLFIAFWFMPILALLISSFRPQIDTASSGWWTVFARPVLTADNYLLALDQLRVGASLGTSLAIAIPSTILTVILSMIGAYALVRMKFPGRTALSLLLVALLITPPQITLVPLLRLYNAVGLSGTIPGIWLYQVGFTLPFGIFLLRGFLASIPQELYESAYLDGASELRTFVSIVLPLSRPIMASLGIMAFLWSWNDLLIPLLFMGGSGMSPPITVNLAGLVAQTTQGQGPLMAATFLSVAVPILLIISLQRYFVRGILGGAVKG; encoded by the coding sequence ATGACCGACGCGACCGTTCAGACGCCAGCGACATTGGCAACGACTGGCGCAGGTTCCAGCCAGGGCAAGTGGTTGAAGTGGCTCGTCCACCTCGTGGTCGTGCTGTTCATTGCCTTCTGGTTCATGCCGATCCTGGCGCTGCTGATCTCTTCATTCCGGCCGCAGATCGACACGGCCAGCTCGGGTTGGTGGACCGTTTTCGCTCGTCCAGTGCTGACGGCCGACAATTACCTTCTGGCGCTTGACCAGTTGCGCGTCGGAGCAAGCCTTGGCACCTCGCTTGCGATAGCCATTCCCTCCACGATCCTCACCGTCATTCTTTCAATGATCGGCGCCTATGCCCTGGTGCGGATGAAATTTCCGGGCCGCACAGCACTATCGCTGCTGCTGGTGGCGCTGCTGATCACGCCGCCGCAGATCACGCTCGTGCCCTTGCTGCGCCTTTACAATGCGGTGGGCCTGTCGGGCACTATTCCGGGCATCTGGCTCTATCAGGTCGGCTTCACTTTGCCCTTCGGCATCTTCCTGTTGCGCGGATTTCTGGCCTCCATTCCGCAGGAGCTCTATGAAAGCGCCTATCTCGATGGCGCTTCGGAACTGCGAACTTTCGTTTCAATCGTGCTGCCGCTGTCGCGCCCGATCATGGCGTCGCTCGGCATCATGGCTTTCCTCTGGTCGTGGAACGACCTGCTGATCCCGCTGCTCTTCATGGGCGGTTCGGGCATGTCGCCGCCGATCACCGTCAACCTGGCCGGGCTCGTGGCGCAGACCACGCAAGGCCAGGGCCCGCTAATGGCCGCAACCTTCCTTTCGGTCGCGGTGCCAATCCTCCTTATTATCTCGCTGCAGCGCTATTTCGTGCGCGGCATCCTCGGCGGCGCAGTCAAGGGATGA
- a CDS encoding ABC transporter substrate-binding protein, which translates to MNKLAAMAALGVALSAVSSAAALAQDANQYRDAAVAEAKRIAEGIEPGGYVEVIGQNSGAEGQTLQDVYAAFSEATGIEVRYTGTQDITAIVQSRIQAGNPPNVADIQLGEAIDLAENGQLVDLTAAFGDELTANFGEMLLETASYDGKVFGVYQGMNPFMVWYNPKSYTGPEAPQDWQAIVDWTNEQAKAGNAVWCAAQNAGAGSGFPGAQIVDNIFLKKYGPELYAQWGSGELPWTSEEVKWAFEEFGRVVMQDSHVQGGVIGALSTPISTGYTGLVTDPATCQISLWGAWVPGLIGETAVPGDNIDFFRVPASDPAFYGNELFQSAISVGFTDDAATKAFLQYIASTPAQTYLASLNRWPVANQNVSADVYPSPLLQKIASEYLSGDVQFAAGPNVLNGAATGSAYYKAIVSYMQNPGDLDNILAGIEATTE; encoded by the coding sequence ATGAACAAGCTGGCCGCCATGGCCGCTCTTGGCGTTGCGCTGTCTGCCGTTTCCAGCGCTGCCGCTCTGGCACAGGATGCCAATCAGTACCGCGACGCGGCTGTCGCCGAGGCCAAGCGCATTGCCGAAGGCATCGAGCCGGGCGGCTATGTCGAAGTCATCGGCCAGAACAGCGGGGCTGAAGGCCAGACCTTGCAGGACGTCTACGCAGCGTTCAGTGAAGCCACCGGCATCGAGGTTCGCTATACCGGCACTCAGGACATCACCGCCATCGTCCAGTCGCGCATCCAGGCCGGTAACCCGCCCAACGTCGCCGACATCCAGTTGGGTGAAGCCATCGATCTGGCCGAGAACGGCCAGCTGGTCGACCTGACTGCCGCGTTCGGCGATGAACTCACCGCCAATTTCGGTGAAATGCTGCTCGAAACAGCTTCCTATGACGGCAAGGTCTTCGGCGTCTATCAGGGCATGAACCCCTTCATGGTCTGGTACAATCCCAAGAGCTATACCGGCCCCGAAGCGCCGCAGGATTGGCAGGCGATCGTCGATTGGACCAATGAACAGGCTAAAGCGGGCAACGCCGTCTGGTGCGCGGCGCAAAATGCCGGTGCCGGCAGCGGCTTCCCGGGCGCGCAGATCGTCGACAACATCTTCCTCAAGAAGTACGGCCCCGAGCTTTATGCCCAGTGGGGTTCGGGCGAACTGCCTTGGACCAGCGAAGAGGTGAAGTGGGCGTTTGAAGAGTTCGGCCGCGTCGTTATGCAGGACAGCCACGTCCAGGGCGGCGTCATCGGCGCGCTTTCGACCCCGATCTCGACCGGCTATACCGGCCTCGTCACCGATCCGGCGACCTGCCAGATTTCACTCTGGGGTGCGTGGGTTCCGGGCCTGATCGGCGAAACTGCCGTTCCGGGCGACAACATCGACTTCTTCCGCGTTCCGGCAAGCGATCCGGCGTTCTACGGCAACGAACTCTTCCAGTCCGCCATCAGCGTCGGCTTCACCGATGATGCGGCGACCAAGGCGTTCCTCCAGTATATCGCCTCGACGCCGGCCCAGACTTACCTGGCTTCGCTCAACCGTTGGCCGGTTGCCAACCAGAACGTTTCGGCCGACGTCTACCCAAGCCCGCTGCTGCAGAAGATCGCTTCTGAGTATCTCAGCGGCGACGTCCAGTTCGCAGCTGGCCCGAACGTGCTCAACGGCGCTGCTACCGGCTCAGCCTATTACAAGGCGATCGTGAGCTACATGCAGAATCCCGGCGATCTCGACAACATCCTCGCCGGCATCGAAGCCACCACCGAGTGA
- a CDS encoding response regulator, producing the protein MMLQRVLVVDDEPQIQRFLKPALIAAGFDVETAATAAEAKRLAATRAPALIVLDLGLPDGDGKTVIESVRAFSSVPIIVLSAREGEIEKIAALDLGANDYVDKPFGIGELLARIRVALRLTQSTEPVPSIQNFGSIRLDLEHRLVSVGGIDVHLTPKEFDLFALLAVNANKVVTHRQALTSVWGSAHGEDVQYLRVIIAQLRAKLETDPKMPRHLLNVAGVGYRLVD; encoded by the coding sequence CTGATGCTGCAACGCGTTCTGGTGGTCGATGATGAACCGCAGATCCAGCGCTTCCTCAAACCCGCCCTGATCGCCGCCGGCTTCGATGTCGAAACCGCCGCCACGGCCGCCGAAGCCAAGCGCCTCGCTGCCACCCGCGCCCCGGCGCTGATCGTGCTCGACCTCGGCCTGCCCGATGGCGACGGCAAGACCGTGATCGAATCAGTGCGGGCGTTTTCATCTGTGCCGATCATCGTGTTGTCGGCGCGCGAAGGGGAAATCGAAAAAATCGCGGCGCTCGACTTAGGCGCCAACGACTATGTCGACAAGCCATTCGGCATCGGGGAACTGCTGGCGCGTATCAGGGTCGCGTTGCGTCTTACGCAGTCGACCGAGCCGGTGCCATCGATCCAGAACTTTGGTTCGATCCGGCTGGATCTCGAACATCGCCTCGTGTCTGTCGGAGGCATCGACGTGCATTTGACGCCCAAGGAGTTCGACCTTTTCGCGTTGCTGGCGGTCAATGCCAACAAGGTCGTCACGCACAGGCAGGCTCTGACCAGTGTCTGGGGCTCGGCGCACGGTGAGGATGTGCAATATCTGCGTGTCATCATCGCGCAACTGCGGGCTAAGCTCGAAACCGACCCAAAGATGCCGCGGCACCTTCTTAACGTAGCGGGCGTGGGATATCGGCTCGTGGACTAG
- a CDS encoding sugar phosphate isomerase/epimerase family protein, with translation MIPNNDLSFQMFSSRSAATLEEQLKLLSELGYTDVQPFFFGPPENPAELDDYVALLKQYKLTAKSGHFTLDIFEQSPDLVEEIAKKFGMWLVVVPWINPEDRPTTVEGWKAIGDKLAAYTKDMEARGLTFAYHNHEFEMMPLPDGSYPIDHLLGDTVPFEPDLAWIAVGNADPLQWLEKYQGRIPAVHVKDIAPEGQGLDEKGFADLGHGTLDWQTLWNRSVDAGAQLMIVEHDLPADWQRFATRSIETMRRIGQ, from the coding sequence ATGATCCCGAACAACGACCTGTCCTTCCAGATGTTCTCCTCTCGCAGCGCCGCGACGCTGGAGGAGCAGCTCAAGCTCCTTTCCGAACTCGGCTATACCGACGTTCAGCCCTTCTTTTTTGGGCCGCCCGAAAACCCGGCTGAACTCGACGACTATGTCGCCCTGCTCAAGCAGTATAAATTGACCGCCAAGTCCGGGCATTTCACGCTCGATATTTTCGAACAGTCTCCCGATCTCGTCGAAGAGATCGCCAAAAAGTTCGGCATGTGGCTGGTCGTCGTGCCGTGGATCAACCCGGAAGACCGTCCCACTACGGTGGAAGGCTGGAAGGCCATCGGCGACAAGCTCGCCGCCTACACCAAGGACATGGAAGCGCGCGGCCTGACCTTTGCCTATCATAATCATGAGTTCGAGATGATGCCGCTGCCCGATGGCAGCTACCCCATTGATCACCTACTGGGCGACACCGTGCCGTTCGAACCCGATCTCGCCTGGATTGCGGTCGGCAACGCCGATCCGCTCCAATGGCTGGAAAAATACCAGGGCCGCATTCCGGCGGTGCATGTCAAGGATATCGCGCCCGAGGGGCAAGGGCTGGACGAAAAAGGCTTCGCCGATCTTGGCCATGGCACGCTCGATTGGCAGACGCTATGGAACAGAAGCGTCGATGCAGGTGCCCAGCTTATGATCGTCGAGCACGATCTGCCCGCCGATTGGCAGCGTTTCGCCACCCGCTCCATCGAGACCATGCGCCGCATCGGGCAGTAA
- a CDS encoding GMC oxidoreductase: MSSPKYDAIIIGSGASGSFAAKELTAQGLNVLLLEAGREITPADFDPASKPKRVPPINIMERALATFGGQSVQSKAAFFRGMLGKFYVNDRHNPYTTPSDAPFVWIRGRQAGGRTHTFGRVLLRWTDDDFKAQSRTGKGVDWPISYADLEPFYDEVEEFLGLYGNTDGVSTLPDGKYKGPAKLSPAEQDFKRTVENKWPERHVVAWRSLAPSPSRVLRPLEEAKRSGRLTIRFNSIARRVVTEGGKATGVEIIDAITYEHSVVNAAHVVVCASPIESVRLLLNSASGDHPGGIGNSSGQLGRYFMDQIPMLGLGIYPKMKGGWNGDDSQPADPFYDASGGIFIPRFESTGNSAPRADYDYQGAIGRGGSSDDPASLLFFGFGLMQPHADNRVTLDPSRKDRWGIPAPHIRCKIQPEDAALLERQEAAFVETINDAGGQVEFLGSPRGIREWGRGAYPDADPVSRFLFKRFFKQVMVMGAAIHETGGARMGASPETSVLNQWGQVWDAPNVYVTDASAFAGSGVTGTTLTIMAQTVRACRHLSSEASRAAYRP; this comes from the coding sequence ATGTCTTCCCCCAAATACGACGCCATCATCATCGGCTCAGGCGCATCGGGGAGTTTTGCGGCCAAGGAACTGACGGCGCAGGGATTGAACGTGCTGCTGCTCGAAGCGGGGCGCGAGATCACCCCGGCCGATTTCGATCCTGCAAGCAAGCCAAAGCGGGTGCCGCCCATCAACATCATGGAGCGAGCGCTCGCCACCTTTGGTGGGCAATCCGTCCAGTCGAAGGCGGCCTTCTTCCGGGGCATGCTGGGCAAGTTCTATGTGAATGACCGGCACAATCCCTATACGACGCCGAGCGACGCACCATTCGTTTGGATCCGTGGCCGGCAGGCCGGCGGGCGCACCCACACCTTCGGCCGCGTCCTGCTCCGTTGGACAGACGACGACTTCAAGGCGCAAAGCCGCACCGGAAAGGGTGTGGATTGGCCGATTTCCTACGCCGATCTCGAACCCTTTTACGATGAAGTCGAGGAGTTCCTTGGCCTCTATGGCAATACCGACGGCGTCTCCACGCTGCCCGACGGCAAGTACAAGGGGCCGGCTAAGCTCAGCCCGGCAGAACAAGACTTCAAGCGCACGGTCGAAAACAAATGGCCCGAGCGCCACGTCGTTGCCTGGCGTTCGCTCGCACCCTCGCCAAGCCGGGTGCTGCGTCCGCTGGAAGAAGCCAAACGATCGGGACGTCTGACTATCCGCTTCAACAGCATCGCCCGCCGGGTTGTTACTGAAGGCGGCAAGGCGACGGGCGTCGAGATCATCGACGCGATCACCTATGAGCATTCGGTGGTCAACGCCGCCCACGTGGTTGTCTGCGCGTCGCCGATCGAAAGCGTGCGGCTGCTCCTCAACTCTGCTTCCGGTGATCATCCCGGTGGCATTGGTAATTCGAGCGGCCAGCTCGGGCGCTACTTCATGGACCAGATCCCCATGCTGGGCCTTGGCATCTACCCCAAAATGAAGGGCGGCTGGAACGGCGATGATAGCCAGCCCGCCGATCCGTTCTACGATGCCTCAGGTGGCATCTTCATTCCGCGCTTCGAGAGCACAGGTAATTCTGCCCCGCGTGCCGATTATGACTATCAGGGCGCGATCGGGCGCGGTGGCTCTTCCGACGATCCCGCTTCGCTCCTGTTCTTTGGTTTCGGCCTCATGCAGCCGCACGCCGATAACCGCGTCACGCTTGACCCCTCCCGCAAGGATCGCTGGGGCATCCCGGCCCCGCATATCCGCTGCAAGATCCAGCCCGAGGACGCAGCGCTGCTGGAGCGGCAGGAAGCCGCGTTTGTCGAAACAATCAATGACGCCGGCGGGCAGGTCGAGTTTCTCGGCTCGCCTCGCGGCATAAGGGAGTGGGGCCGCGGCGCCTACCCCGATGCCGATCCCGTGTCCCGCTTTCTGTTCAAGCGCTTCTTCAAGCAGGTCATGGTCATGGGTGCGGCGATCCACGAAACCGGTGGCGCGCGTATGGGCGCGTCCCCCGAGACATCGGTGCTCAACCAGTGGGGGCAAGTGTGGGACGCTCCCAACGTTTATGTCACCGATGCCAGCGCCTTTGCCGGCAGTGGCGTCACTGGCACGACCCTTACCATCATGGCGCAAACAGTGCGGGCATGCCGGCATCTATCGAGTGAGGCCTCACGTGCGGCATACCGTCCGTGA